One Lysobacter enzymogenes DNA segment encodes these proteins:
- the glk gene encoding glucokinase — protein MRVLVSDIGGTNARFAMAELGRGERLLRDSVREYPAAGFASAADAARHFLDELGERADAAVFAVAGRVRREEARITNHPWQIRAPDIGSALGTPRVALINDFAAQAMAISRLGADDVVAVGAAGWPGFDMGAAQTYAVIGPGTGLGVGGLLVRNGRCFALETEGGHAGFAPSRPRDMRVLECLMRRFGRVSCERLVSGPGLANLYAAVCEIEGVAAQDWSPAQINAQAAGGDPRCARAVELFCAAFGSMAGDLVLTLGAWDGVFLAGGVVPKLLGALQSDSFRAAFEAKGRFAAAMAEVPALAVVHACSGLLGAAAHAAETYDSALPV, from the coding sequence ATGCGCGTGCTGGTCAGCGACATCGGCGGCACCAATGCGCGCTTCGCGATGGCCGAGCTGGGCCGCGGCGAACGGCTCCTGCGCGACAGCGTGCGCGAATACCCGGCCGCCGGCTTCGCCAGCGCCGCCGACGCCGCGCGCCATTTCCTCGACGAACTGGGCGAGCGCGCCGACGCCGCGGTGTTCGCGGTGGCCGGACGGGTGCGTCGCGAGGAAGCGCGCATCACCAATCACCCCTGGCAGATCCGCGCGCCGGACATCGGCTCGGCGCTGGGCACGCCGCGGGTCGCGCTGATCAACGATTTCGCCGCGCAGGCCATGGCGATCTCGCGCCTGGGCGCGGACGACGTGGTCGCGGTCGGCGCGGCCGGCTGGCCCGGTTTCGACATGGGCGCGGCGCAGACCTATGCGGTGATCGGCCCCGGCACCGGCCTGGGCGTGGGCGGCCTGCTGGTGCGCAACGGCCGTTGCTTCGCGCTGGAGACCGAAGGCGGCCACGCCGGTTTCGCGCCGTCGCGGCCGCGCGACATGCGGGTGCTGGAGTGCCTGATGCGGCGCTTCGGCCGGGTCTCGTGCGAGCGTCTGGTGTCCGGGCCGGGACTGGCGAACTTGTACGCGGCGGTGTGCGAGATCGAAGGCGTCGCCGCGCAGGACTGGTCGCCGGCGCAGATCAACGCCCAGGCCGCCGGCGGCGATCCGCGCTGCGCGCGCGCGGTGGAACTGTTCTGCGCCGCGTTCGGTTCGATGGCCGGCGATCTGGTGCTGACGCTCGGCGCCTGGGACGGGGTGTTCCTGGCCGGCGGGGTGGTGCCGAAACTGTTGGGCGCGTTGCAGTCGGACAGTTTCCGCGCCGCGTTCGAGGCCAAGGGCCGGTTCGCCGCGGCGATGGCCGAAGTGCCGGCGCTGGCGGTGGTGCATGCGTGCTCGGGCTTGCTCGGCGCGGCGGCGCATGCGGCGGAGACGTACGACAGCGCGTTGCCGGTGTGA
- the nagA gene encoding N-acetylglucosamine-6-phosphate deacetylase: protein MTELRTLQGRILTPAGWRRGRVGFDSHVRSIEDGDGADRGDDERIVLPGFIDLHVHGAAGVDLMQGFDVARTIARAHVRYGTTALLGTTMTAAEDDIVHALQGLAATMAAPDPDAAQILGVHLEGPFISPHRLGAQPPLTVEATLDSVRRLHALAPIRVLTLAPEIGRHTELIPALCALGIRVQVGHSAGTYEEGLAALRAGASGFTHLFNGMTGVDHYTPGIAAAALAHAEYAELIPDLQHVHPGAIRLALRAIPRLYAVTDATAATGMPDGEYALGSQRVHKCLGCVRLASGSLAGSALTMDQALRNLVEVGLDLADASDRVSAFPAQYLGLPDRGRLEPGARADLVVLDAQLRVVEVHVAGRAIALS from the coding sequence GTGACCGAACTTCGTACCCTGCAAGGCCGCATCCTGACCCCGGCCGGCTGGCGCCGCGGGCGCGTCGGCTTCGACAGCCACGTGCGCAGCATCGAAGACGGCGACGGCGCCGACCGCGGCGACGACGAACGCATCGTGCTGCCGGGCTTCATCGACCTGCACGTGCATGGCGCCGCCGGCGTCGACCTGATGCAAGGCTTTGATGTCGCGCGCACCATCGCCCGCGCCCACGTCCGCTACGGCACCACCGCCCTGCTCGGCACCACCATGACCGCGGCCGAGGACGACATCGTCCACGCCCTGCAGGGGTTGGCCGCGACGATGGCCGCGCCGGATCCCGATGCGGCGCAGATCCTCGGCGTGCACCTGGAAGGCCCCTTCATCAGCCCGCACCGGCTCGGCGCGCAGCCGCCGCTGACGGTCGAGGCCACGCTCGACTCGGTGCGGCGCCTGCATGCGCTGGCGCCGATCCGGGTGCTGACCCTGGCGCCGGAGATCGGCCGCCACACCGAACTGATCCCGGCGTTGTGCGCGCTCGGCATCCGCGTGCAGGTCGGCCACAGCGCCGGTACCTACGAGGAAGGCCTGGCCGCGTTGCGCGCCGGCGCGTCCGGCTTCACCCATCTGTTCAACGGCATGACCGGCGTGGACCACTACACGCCCGGCATCGCCGCAGCCGCGCTCGCCCACGCCGAATACGCCGAACTGATTCCCGACCTGCAGCACGTGCATCCCGGCGCGATCCGCTTGGCCCTGCGCGCCATCCCGCGCCTGTACGCGGTCACCGACGCCACCGCCGCGACCGGCATGCCCGACGGCGAATACGCGCTGGGCTCGCAGCGCGTGCACAAATGCCTCGGCTGCGTGCGCCTGGCCAGCGGCTCGCTGGCCGGCAGCGCGCTGACCATGGATCAGGCCCTGCGCAACCTGGTCGAAGTCGGGCTCGACCTGGCCGACGCCTCCGATCGCGTCTCCGCCTTCCCGGCGCAGTACCTCGGCCTGCCCGACCGCGGCCGGCTCGAACCGGGCGCGCGCGCCGACCTGGTGGTGCTGGACGCGCAACTGCGCGTGGTCGAGGTGCATGTGGCCGGACGGGCGATCGCGCTGTCCTGA
- a CDS encoding DeoR family transcriptional regulator: protein MATRNTRSRRQQILQCLIEQGSVQVAELVERFEVSAVTIRADLSHIESQGLATRTHGGATLVRTPPQEQDIHEKDALNLPLKERIGARAAQLVQAGDNIIIDSGSTTMTLARHLRGHRDVTVMTNGLNIAWELANAPGVDVLLSGGLLRKQSLSLQGSQAEASLNAYSFDTLFLGVDGLDLQFGLTTHDEAEARLNHRMVEHARRIVVLTDASKFGRVSLHRIARLDQIHAIITDPGIDERYREGLLRLGIEVIIAEPLP, encoded by the coding sequence ATGGCCACGCGCAATACCCGCTCCCGCCGGCAGCAGATCCTGCAGTGCCTGATCGAGCAAGGCTCGGTCCAGGTCGCCGAACTGGTCGAGCGCTTCGAGGTCTCGGCGGTGACCATCCGCGCCGACCTCAGCCACATCGAATCGCAGGGCCTGGCCACCCGCACCCACGGCGGCGCCACCCTGGTGCGCACGCCGCCGCAGGAGCAGGATATCCATGAGAAAGATGCGCTGAACCTGCCGCTGAAGGAGCGCATCGGCGCGCGCGCCGCGCAACTGGTGCAGGCCGGCGACAACATCATCATCGACTCGGGCTCCACCACCATGACCCTGGCCCGCCACCTGCGCGGCCATCGCGACGTCACGGTGATGACCAACGGCCTCAACATCGCCTGGGAACTGGCCAACGCGCCCGGCGTCGACGTGCTGCTCAGCGGCGGCCTGCTGCGCAAGCAGTCGCTGTCGCTGCAGGGCAGCCAGGCCGAGGCCAGCCTCAACGCCTACAGCTTCGACACCCTGTTCCTCGGCGTGGACGGCCTGGACCTGCAGTTCGGCCTGACCACCCACGACGAGGCCGAAGCCCGCCTCAACCACCGCATGGTCGAACACGCACGACGGATCGTGGTGCTGACCGACGCCTCCAAATTCGGCCGGGTCAGCCTGCACCGCATCGCCCGCCTCGACCAGATCCACGCCATCATCACCGACCCCGGCATCGACGAGCGCTACCGCGAGGGGCTGCTGCGGCTGGGCATCGAAGTGATCATCGCCGAGCCGCTGCCGTGA
- a CDS encoding D-tagatose-bisphosphate aldolase, class II, non-catalytic subunit has translation MSPVQSQIAIHRQGHSVGLYSVCCSNELVLRAAMDVARRHGTVLLIEATSNQVDQFGGYTGMTPPQYRDYVYALARQEGFPSNRVVLGGDHLGPNAWQKRPAEEAMANARTLIEAYVAAGFHKIHLDCSMSCADDPTPLPDATVAARSAELARIAERTAAAHGLPPPVYVIGTEVPVPGGEASLAGGLQVTTPQAAEQTLAIHREAFAAPDLAAAWDRVIAMVVQPGVDFDHSSVHDYDPDAARALADFLERQPRIVFEAHSTDYQREDGLHALVRDHFAILKVGPAATFAYREALFALAAIETELLPPAQRSDLPQVLERCMLEHPRHWQQHYHGDDDELRLLRAYALSDRCRYYWGEPALVAAVQRLFDNLRAHAPPLFLLSQYLPEQYRAVRAGALANRPEALVRHRIGLCLDEYARACSANVAGPRAADGRAAAAANG, from the coding sequence ATGTCGCCCGTGCAATCGCAGATCGCCATCCATCGCCAGGGCCACAGCGTCGGCCTGTATAGCGTGTGCTGCAGCAACGAACTGGTGCTGCGCGCGGCGATGGACGTGGCCCGCCGCCACGGCACCGTGCTGTTGATCGAGGCCACCTCCAACCAGGTCGACCAGTTCGGCGGCTACACCGGCATGACCCCGCCGCAGTACCGCGACTACGTGTACGCCTTGGCGCGCCAGGAAGGCTTCCCGTCCAACCGCGTGGTGCTTGGCGGCGACCACCTCGGCCCCAACGCCTGGCAGAAGCGTCCGGCCGAGGAAGCGATGGCGAACGCGCGCACGCTGATCGAGGCCTACGTCGCCGCCGGTTTCCACAAGATCCACCTCGACTGCAGCATGTCCTGCGCCGACGACCCGACTCCGTTGCCCGACGCGACCGTCGCCGCGCGCTCGGCCGAGCTGGCGCGCATCGCCGAGCGCACCGCCGCCGCGCACGGGCTGCCGCCGCCGGTGTACGTGATCGGCACCGAAGTGCCGGTGCCCGGCGGCGAAGCCTCGCTGGCCGGCGGCCTGCAGGTGACCACGCCGCAGGCGGCCGAGCAGACCCTGGCGATCCACCGCGAGGCCTTCGCCGCGCCCGACCTGGCCGCGGCCTGGGACCGGGTGATCGCGATGGTGGTGCAGCCGGGCGTGGACTTCGACCACAGCAGCGTGCACGACTACGACCCCGACGCGGCCCGCGCCCTGGCCGATTTTCTCGAACGCCAGCCGCGCATCGTGTTCGAGGCGCATTCCACCGATTACCAGCGCGAGGACGGCCTGCACGCGCTGGTGCGCGACCATTTCGCGATCCTCAAGGTCGGCCCGGCGGCGACCTTCGCCTATCGCGAGGCGCTGTTCGCGCTGGCGGCGATCGAGACCGAACTGCTGCCGCCGGCGCAACGCTCGGACCTGCCGCAGGTGCTGGAGCGCTGCATGCTCGAACACCCGCGGCACTGGCAGCAGCACTACCACGGCGACGACGACGAACTGCGCCTGCTGCGCGCCTACGCGCTCAGCGACCGCTGCCGCTACTACTGGGGCGAGCCGGCCTTGGTCGCGGCGGTGCAGCGCCTGTTCGACAACCTGCGCGCGCACGCGCCGCCGCTGTTCCTGCTCAGCCAATACCTGCCCGAGCAGTACCGCGCGGTGCGCGCCGGCGCGCTGGCCAACCGGCCCGAGGCCCTGGTCCGGCACCGCATCGGCCTGTGCCTGGACGAGTACGCGCGCGCCTGCTCGGCGAACGTGGCAGGACCGCGCGCGGCCGATGGGCGCGCGGCCGCCGCGGCGAACGGCTAA
- a CDS encoding ROK family protein, whose product MSEPARAAVGYGIDIGGTKIELVACDAALQVLHRRRIATPQGDYDGFLSALETLVSDADAQLARAARVQADVAVGIALPGVRDRRSGLQLSANVPALTGRNVAADLQTRLRRPLRFGNDLQCFALSEAHGGAADGYPSMFGAILGTGAGGGYCLHGRLVSGFNGIAGEWGHWSVPAQLLQRHNLPLLDCACGLRGCLERYVSGSGLVALYRHFGADAADASAVFADADAGDARAEEARAVHLDLLGHGLAMLVLALDPHVIVLGGGLSQHAPLYAALPAAVAAHLFKGVQVPPIVPPRFGDAGGARGAALLALS is encoded by the coding sequence ATGTCTGAACCCGCACGCGCCGCGGTCGGCTACGGCATCGACATCGGCGGCACCAAGATCGAACTGGTCGCCTGCGATGCCGCATTGCAGGTGCTGCACCGCCGCCGCATCGCCACCCCGCAGGGCGATTACGACGGCTTCCTGAGCGCGCTGGAAACGCTGGTGAGCGATGCCGACGCCCAACTCGCCCGCGCCGCGCGGGTCCAGGCCGACGTCGCGGTCGGCATCGCCCTGCCCGGCGTGCGCGACCGCCGCAGCGGCCTGCAGCTCAGCGCCAACGTGCCGGCGCTGACCGGCCGCAACGTCGCCGCCGATTTGCAGACGCGCCTGCGCCGGCCGCTGCGTTTCGGCAACGACCTGCAGTGCTTCGCCCTGTCCGAAGCGCACGGCGGCGCCGCCGACGGCTATCCGAGCATGTTCGGCGCGATCCTCGGCACCGGCGCCGGCGGCGGCTATTGCCTGCACGGCCGGCTGGTGTCCGGCTTCAACGGCATCGCCGGCGAATGGGGTCACTGGAGCGTGCCGGCGCAGCTGCTGCAGCGCCACAACCTGCCGCTGCTGGACTGCGCCTGCGGCCTGCGCGGCTGTCTGGAGCGCTATGTCTCCGGCAGCGGGCTGGTCGCGCTGTACCGCCACTTCGGCGCCGATGCCGCCGACGCCAGCGCGGTGTTCGCCGACGCCGACGCCGGCGATGCGCGCGCCGAAGAAGCGCGCGCCGTCCACCTCGACCTGCTCGGCCACGGCCTGGCCATGCTGGTGCTGGCGCTGGACCCGCACGTGATCGTGCTCGGCGGCGGCCTGTCGCAGCATGCGCCGCTGTACGCCGCGCTGCCGGCCGCGGTCGCCGCGCACCTGTTCAAGGGCGTGCAGGTGCCGCCGATCGTGCCGCCGCGCTTCGGCGACGCCGGCGGCGCGCGCGGCGCGGCCTTGCTCGCCTTGTCCTGA
- a CDS encoding SIS domain-containing protein, whose translation MDVTPLSDSSAWQRLGGADTAAEIAQQPALWEQLAADLAQARERVQAFLGDRLDDPRQRVLFTGAGSSGFIADMVADRINAQWPADVRAVHTTSLLTHPALYLQRDRPTLLVSFGRSGSSPESVAAVDLLRAQVDDARFLDITCNADGELARRGQGREDTCTLLMPAASCDRAFAMTSSLSCMLLAALCVFDTAPWQQRLEHLRQAATLAREGLAQWSQAAGALAQRPFQRVIYLASGPLEALAREAALKVLELTAGQVLALANTPLGFRHGPKSTLDGATLVVMMRSNHALARRYEQDLLDELRRDGVAGQVLAIGPHSDIGGGDDYSLRVPPLDDGTLADSTLADSTLADSWLAPVWLTFAQVFALQRSAALGLTPDNPFPDGTVNRVVKGVTIHQG comes from the coding sequence ATGGACGTCACTCCGCTTTCCGACTCGTCCGCCTGGCAGCGCCTGGGCGGAGCCGACACCGCCGCCGAAATCGCCCAGCAGCCGGCGCTGTGGGAACAACTGGCCGCCGACCTGGCGCAGGCGCGCGAACGCGTGCAAGCCTTCCTCGGCGACCGCCTCGACGATCCGCGCCAGCGCGTGCTGTTCACCGGCGCCGGCAGTTCCGGCTTCATCGCCGACATGGTCGCCGACCGCATCAACGCGCAGTGGCCGGCCGACGTGCGCGCCGTGCACACCACCAGCCTGCTCACCCATCCGGCGCTGTACCTGCAACGCGACCGCCCGACCCTGCTGGTGTCGTTCGGCCGCAGCGGCTCCAGCCCGGAAAGCGTGGCCGCGGTCGACCTGCTGCGCGCGCAGGTCGACGACGCGCGCTTTCTCGACATCACCTGCAACGCCGACGGCGAACTGGCGCGCCGCGGCCAGGGCCGCGAGGACACCTGCACCCTGCTGATGCCGGCGGCCAGTTGCGACCGCGCGTTCGCCATGACCAGCAGCCTGAGCTGCATGCTGCTGGCGGCGCTGTGCGTGTTCGACACGGCGCCGTGGCAACAGCGCCTGGAGCACCTGCGCCAGGCCGCCACGCTGGCGCGCGAAGGTCTCGCCCAGTGGAGCCAGGCCGCCGGCGCACTGGCGCAGCGGCCGTTCCAGCGCGTGATCTACCTCGCCAGCGGTCCGCTGGAAGCGCTGGCGCGCGAAGCCGCGCTGAAAGTGCTCGAACTCACCGCCGGGCAGGTGCTGGCCCTGGCCAACACCCCGCTGGGTTTCCGCCACGGTCCCAAGTCGACCCTCGACGGCGCTACCCTGGTGGTGATGATGCGCAGCAACCACGCGCTGGCGCGCCGCTACGAGCAAGACCTGCTGGACGAACTGCGCCGCGACGGCGTGGCCGGGCAGGTGCTGGCGATCGGCCCGCATTCGGATATCGGCGGCGGCGACGACTACAGCCTGCGCGTGCCGCCGCTGGACGACGGCACGCTGGCAGACAGCACGCTGGCAGACAGCACGCTGGCAGACAGCTGGCTGGCGCCGGTGTGGCTGACCTTCGCCCAGGTGTTCGCGCTGCAGCGCTCGGCCGCGCTCGGCCTGACCCCGGACAATCCGTTCCCCGACGGCACCGTCAACCGCGTGGTCAAGGGCGTCACCATCCACCAGGGCTGA
- a CDS encoding TIM-barrel domain-containing protein, translating to MRIAILAALCAGALPASAEPVGNLRAVRAGAGATPNWELSTDSGSVLRIEVLADDIVRVQAGRGGKLSGAGDKAAPIVLPQPAAQVEAALEEDAAEVRVRTGALVLHVQRQPLKLSLERIDGERRAPLWRELQPLDLDASQSVQVLSSQPDEAFYGGGQQNGRYQFKGREVEVSYSGGWEEGDRPSPAPMLLSSRGWGMLRNTWSDGGYDLRQGDQATLLHREDRFDAYYFVGELPRLLERYTRLTGRPVLLPRWALSYGDADCYNDGDNGKKPGTVPEGWHDGPTGTTPDVVESVARQYRGHDMPGGWILPNDGYGCGYKQLPETVKGLAKYGFRTGLWTENGVDKIAWEVGTAGSRVQKLDVAWTGKGYQFALDANQSAFDGIMKNSDSRPFLWTVMGWAGIQRYAVAWTGDQSASWDYIRWHVPTLVGSGLSGMAYATGDVDAIFGGSAETYTRDLQWKAFTPVLMGMSGWSSNARKHPWWFDEPYRSINRDYLKLKMRLTPYMYGLVHEAAQSGAPPVRGLMWDYPQDPHARDEAYKYQFLLGRDLLVAPVYRSQAASRGWRRGIHLPAGRWIDYWDGRSVQAGAAGRELDRAVELATLPVFVRAGAIVPMHPAMLYDGEKPLDEITFDLYPQGESQYAMYEDDGNTRRYEQGESSTQQVRMSAPASGSGPVAVAIDAVQGQYRGQLSQRRYALRVLSRQAPRAVTLDGRALPKLADAAALQAAPEGWYFDPNERKGSVHVRSAAVDIRKPLQFALDFAVAAAPADDAYPAAPALGRALPADSLLVVNRPAEEPGHALENAFDDDPKTWFRSIRNQAVRTGAHEWTIGFGERKLIDGIELAPRNDKNWKHGQVRDYEVYLGDSNGEWGEPVARGRLQLKQDTQRIEFPARAGRLLRFRVLSVQNPEGDGASATDPMVTAAQAGAARAVDALQPRDVGPIALASFHILEHQQAERPQQQRYLSELPLPPALAAQVRADRSFGADRPLRMNGLLFRRGLGVGAASRIDLKLQGQWRLLRADLGIDDACRAAGGLQFQVWGDGRLLYDSGLVKAPGVVKPELDIRGLSALSLRTLGAQGSQPAQVCANWANAALIGQEGDSASILAP from the coding sequence TTGCGCATCGCGATCCTCGCCGCGCTGTGCGCCGGCGCGCTGCCGGCGTCGGCCGAGCCGGTCGGCAACCTGCGTGCGGTGCGCGCCGGCGCCGGCGCGACGCCGAACTGGGAGCTGAGCACCGACAGCGGCAGCGTGCTGCGCATCGAGGTGCTGGCCGACGACATCGTGCGGGTCCAGGCCGGGCGCGGCGGCAAGCTCAGCGGCGCCGGCGACAAGGCCGCGCCGATCGTGTTGCCGCAGCCGGCGGCCCAGGTCGAGGCTGCGCTGGAAGAAGATGCCGCCGAGGTGCGCGTGCGCACCGGCGCGCTGGTCCTGCACGTGCAGCGCCAGCCATTGAAGTTGAGCCTGGAGCGCATCGACGGCGAGCGCCGCGCGCCGCTGTGGCGGGAACTGCAGCCGCTGGACCTGGACGCCAGCCAGAGCGTGCAGGTGCTGTCCTCGCAACCCGACGAAGCCTTCTACGGCGGCGGCCAGCAGAACGGCCGCTATCAGTTCAAGGGCCGCGAAGTGGAAGTCTCGTACTCCGGCGGCTGGGAAGAGGGCGACCGCCCCAGCCCGGCGCCGATGCTGCTGAGCTCGCGCGGCTGGGGCATGTTGCGCAACACCTGGAGCGACGGCGGCTACGACCTGCGCCAGGGCGACCAGGCCACCTTGCTGCACCGCGAGGACCGATTCGACGCCTACTACTTCGTCGGCGAACTGCCGCGCCTGCTCGAACGCTACACCCGCCTGACCGGCCGCCCGGTGCTGCTGCCGCGCTGGGCGCTGTCCTACGGCGACGCCGATTGCTACAACGACGGCGACAACGGCAAGAAGCCCGGCACCGTGCCCGAGGGCTGGCACGACGGCCCCACCGGCACCACGCCCGACGTGGTCGAGAGCGTGGCGCGCCAGTACCGCGGACACGACATGCCCGGCGGCTGGATCCTGCCCAACGACGGTTACGGCTGCGGCTACAAGCAACTGCCCGAGACGGTGAAAGGGCTGGCGAAATACGGCTTCCGCACCGGCCTGTGGACCGAGAACGGGGTCGACAAGATCGCCTGGGAAGTCGGCACCGCCGGCAGCCGGGTGCAGAAGCTCGACGTGGCCTGGACCGGCAAGGGCTACCAGTTCGCGCTCGACGCCAATCAGTCGGCGTTCGACGGGATCATGAAGAATTCCGATTCGCGCCCGTTCCTGTGGACGGTGATGGGCTGGGCCGGCATCCAGCGCTATGCGGTGGCCTGGACCGGCGACCAGAGCGCGAGCTGGGACTACATCCGCTGGCACGTGCCGACCCTGGTCGGCTCGGGCCTGTCGGGCATGGCCTACGCCACCGGCGACGTCGACGCGATCTTCGGCGGCAGCGCCGAGACCTACACCCGCGATCTGCAATGGAAGGCGTTCACCCCGGTGCTGATGGGCATGTCGGGCTGGTCGTCGAACGCGCGCAAGCATCCGTGGTGGTTCGACGAGCCCTACCGCAGCATCAACCGCGACTACCTGAAACTGAAGATGCGGCTGACGCCGTACATGTATGGCCTGGTGCACGAGGCCGCGCAGAGCGGCGCGCCGCCGGTGCGCGGTTTGATGTGGGACTACCCGCAAGACCCGCACGCGCGCGACGAAGCCTACAAGTACCAGTTCCTGCTCGGCCGCGACCTGCTGGTCGCGCCGGTGTACCGCAGCCAGGCCGCGAGCCGCGGCTGGCGGCGCGGCATCCACCTGCCGGCCGGGCGCTGGATCGACTACTGGGACGGGCGCAGCGTGCAGGCCGGCGCGGCCGGGCGCGAGCTCGATCGCGCGGTCGAACTGGCGACGTTGCCGGTGTTCGTGCGCGCCGGCGCGATCGTGCCGATGCACCCGGCGATGCTCTACGACGGCGAGAAGCCGCTCGACGAAATTACTTTCGACCTGTATCCGCAGGGCGAGTCGCAGTATGCGATGTACGAGGACGACGGCAACACCCGCCGTTACGAACAGGGCGAGTCGAGCACCCAGCAGGTGCGCATGAGCGCGCCGGCGAGCGGCAGCGGTCCGGTGGCGGTGGCGATCGACGCGGTGCAGGGCCAGTACCGAGGCCAGCTGTCGCAGCGCCGCTACGCGCTGCGCGTGCTCAGCCGGCAGGCGCCGCGCGCGGTGACGCTGGACGGCCGCGCATTGCCGAAGCTGGCCGACGCCGCCGCGCTGCAGGCGGCGCCGGAAGGCTGGTACTTCGATCCGAACGAACGTAAGGGCAGCGTGCACGTGCGCAGCGCCGCGGTGGACATCCGCAAGCCGTTGCAGTTCGCGCTGGACTTCGCCGTCGCCGCGGCGCCCGCCGACGATGCGTATCCGGCCGCTCCGGCGTTGGGCCGCGCGCTGCCGGCCGACAGCTTGCTGGTGGTCAACCGTCCGGCCGAAGAGCCCGGGCACGCGCTGGAAAACGCCTTCGACGACGATCCCAAGACTTGGTTCCGCAGCATCCGCAATCAAGCGGTGCGCACCGGTGCGCACGAATGGACGATCGGGTTCGGCGAACGCAAGCTGATCGACGGCATCGAGCTGGCGCCGCGCAACGACAAGAACTGGAAGCACGGCCAGGTCCGCGACTACGAGGTCTACCTGGGCGACAGCAACGGCGAGTGGGGCGAACCGGTCGCGCGCGGTCGCTTGCAGCTCAAGCAGGACACCCAGCGCATCGAGTTCCCCGCGCGCGCCGGCCGCCTGCTGCGTTTCCGCGTGCTCAGCGTGCAGAACCCCGAGGGCGACGGCGCTTCCGCGACCGATCCGATGGTCACCGCGGCGCAGGCCGGCGCCGCGCGCGCGGTCGATGCGCTGCAACCGCGCGATGTCGGCCCGATCGCGCTGGCGAGCTTCCACATCCTCGAACACCAGCAGGCCGAACGCCCGCAACAGCAGCGCTATCTGTCCGAACTGCCGCTGCCGCCCGCGCTGGCCGCGCAGGTGCGCGCCGACCGCTCGTTCGGCGCCGACCGGCCGCTGCGCATGAACGGCCTGCTGTTCCGCCGCGGTCTCGGCGTCGGCGCGGCCAGCCGCATCGATCTGAAATTGCAGGGTCAATGGCGCTTGCTGCGCGCCGACCTCGGCATCGACGACGCCTGCCGCGCGGCCGGCGGCCTGCAGTTCCAGGTCTGGGGCGACGGCCGCCTGCTCTACGACAGCGGTCTGGTCAAGGCGCCGGGCGTGGTCAAGCCCGAACTCGACATCCGCGGCCTGTCCGCATTGAGCCTGCGCACGCTCGGCGCGCAGGGCAGCCAACCCGCCCAGGTCTGCGCGAACTGGGCCAACGCCGCGCTGATCGGTCAGGAGGGCGACAGCGCCAGCATCCTCGCGCCGTGA